The following are encoded in a window of Vespula vulgaris chromosome 8, iyVesVulg1.1, whole genome shotgun sequence genomic DNA:
- the LOC127065727 gene encoding uncharacterized protein LOC127065727 isoform X2, with protein sequence MRLEEDLVIRRSRPTMISAKYRAREERRRLLKISAGKLRRIEDPEASLCRSVLINNAVRRLQRENRDEKTRNYGLPVVTYLNDSTKENNVSSNLIVDDDSNSRKRLADDTRNDGLSTKRQRHDELDLQDDVFSDFYILPPTPRLLSHIDDVHDAESAHHHLVYPEDRLGGTVDVRGPTNMVDHTSTTNVTSTTTTPTIQAASPTATTTMTPNVNTNSCNNSVLFPADLDDPSTQLASRSTDVGMMEVADVVGCDPDRICDFARFADSAKTLEERLVELQSLDEHFDLAKFERNNNQSCGRAFHDIQTFHSLVPGLET encoded by the exons ATGAGATTGGAGGAGGACTTAGTGATTCGTAGGAGCAGACCCACGATGATTTCGGCAAAGTATCGTGCAAGAGAGGAACGTCGTCGACTTCTCAAAATATCCGCTGGAAAATTACGTAGAATCGAGGATCCCGAAGCGAGTTTGTGCAGATCGGTCCTAATAAACAATGCAGTTAGACGATTGCAGCGTGAAAACCGGGACGAGAAGACTAGGAACTATGGACTTCCGGTGGTCACGTATTTGAATGACTCGACGAAGGAGAACAATGTTTCCAGTAATCTTATCGTCGATGATGACAGTAATTCGAGAAAGAG GTTGGCCGATGATACGAGAAACGATGGGCTTAGTACGAAACGTCAAAGGCACGACGAGTTAGACCTACAAGACGACGTTTTCAGCGACTTTTACATCCTACCACCAACCCCTCGATTACTTTCCCATATCGATGATGTTCACGACGCGGAATCGGCTCATCATCACTTGGTCTATCCGGAGGATCGTTTGGGTGGTACGGTCGACGTACGTGGTCCAACGAACATGGTCGACCATACGTCCACGACGAATGTTAcgtcgacgacaacgacaccAACGATACAAGCGGCATCGCCAacggcaacgacgacgatgacgccAAACGTCAACACAAATTCCTGCAACAACTCTGTCCTCTTCCCAGCTGACCTGGACGACCCCAGTACTCAACTGGCAAGCAGATCGACGGACGTAGGCATGATGGAAGTCGCTGATGTAGTTGGTTGCGATCCTGACAGGATCTGTGACTTTGCTAGGTTCGCAGATTCAGCGAAAACGTTGGAGGAACGATTGGTCGAGTTGCAATCGCTCGATGAACATTTTGACCTAGCCAAATTCGAAAGGAACAACAATCAGAGCTGTGGCAGAGCTTTCCACGATATCCAAACTTTCCACAGCCTCGTACCAGGTTTGGAAACCTAG
- the LOC127065727 gene encoding uncharacterized protein LOC127065727 isoform X1 codes for MANAAAFAQQNVKMRLEEDLVIRRSRPTMISAKYRAREERRRLLKISAGKLRRIEDPEASLCRSVLINNAVRRLQRENRDEKTRNYGLPVVTYLNDSTKENNVSSNLIVDDDSNSRKRLADDTRNDGLSTKRQRHDELDLQDDVFSDFYILPPTPRLLSHIDDVHDAESAHHHLVYPEDRLGGTVDVRGPTNMVDHTSTTNVTSTTTTPTIQAASPTATTTMTPNVNTNSCNNSVLFPADLDDPSTQLASRSTDVGMMEVADVVGCDPDRICDFARFADSAKTLEERLVELQSLDEHFDLAKFERNNNQSCGRAFHDIQTFHSLVPGLET; via the exons aCGTTAAGATGAGATTGGAGGAGGACTTAGTGATTCGTAGGAGCAGACCCACGATGATTTCGGCAAAGTATCGTGCAAGAGAGGAACGTCGTCGACTTCTCAAAATATCCGCTGGAAAATTACGTAGAATCGAGGATCCCGAAGCGAGTTTGTGCAGATCGGTCCTAATAAACAATGCAGTTAGACGATTGCAGCGTGAAAACCGGGACGAGAAGACTAGGAACTATGGACTTCCGGTGGTCACGTATTTGAATGACTCGACGAAGGAGAACAATGTTTCCAGTAATCTTATCGTCGATGATGACAGTAATTCGAGAAAGAG GTTGGCCGATGATACGAGAAACGATGGGCTTAGTACGAAACGTCAAAGGCACGACGAGTTAGACCTACAAGACGACGTTTTCAGCGACTTTTACATCCTACCACCAACCCCTCGATTACTTTCCCATATCGATGATGTTCACGACGCGGAATCGGCTCATCATCACTTGGTCTATCCGGAGGATCGTTTGGGTGGTACGGTCGACGTACGTGGTCCAACGAACATGGTCGACCATACGTCCACGACGAATGTTAcgtcgacgacaacgacaccAACGATACAAGCGGCATCGCCAacggcaacgacgacgatgacgccAAACGTCAACACAAATTCCTGCAACAACTCTGTCCTCTTCCCAGCTGACCTGGACGACCCCAGTACTCAACTGGCAAGCAGATCGACGGACGTAGGCATGATGGAAGTCGCTGATGTAGTTGGTTGCGATCCTGACAGGATCTGTGACTTTGCTAGGTTCGCAGATTCAGCGAAAACGTTGGAGGAACGATTGGTCGAGTTGCAATCGCTCGATGAACATTTTGACCTAGCCAAATTCGAAAGGAACAACAATCAGAGCTGTGGCAGAGCTTTCCACGATATCCAAACTTTCCACAGCCTCGTACCAGGTTTGGAAACCTAG